From Oncorhynchus keta strain PuntledgeMale-10-30-2019 chromosome 8, Oket_V2, whole genome shotgun sequence:
taaaaaataaacagaaatacctttatatgcataagtattcagaccctttgctatgagactctaaattgagttcaggtgcatcctgtttccattgaacacccttgagatctttctacaacttgattggagtcaacctgtggtaaattcaatggattggacatgatttggaaagacacacacctgtctatataaggtcccaaagttgaccgtgcttgtcagagcaaaaaccaagtcatgaggtcgaaggaattgtccgtagagcaccgagacaggattgtgtcgaggcacagatctgaggaagggtacccaaaaatgtctacagcattgaaggtccccaagaacacagtggccaccctcattcttaaatggaagatgttaggaagcatcaagactcttcctagagcggCCCTTGatctgggaggtgaccaagaacccgatggttactctgacagagctccagagttcctctgttgagaaccttccagaaggacaaccatctctgcagcactccaccaattaggcctttatggtagagtggtcagacgaagccactcctcagtaaaaggctcatgactgcttgcttggagtttgccaaaaggcacctaaagactctcaaaccatgagaaacaagattctctggtctgatgaaaccaagtttgaactctttgacctgaatgccaagcgtcacgtctggaagaaacctggcaccatccctatggtgaagcatggtggtggcagcatgatgctgtggggatggttttcagcGAGAGGGTGACTAGTCAGgttcaagggaaagatgaacggagcaaagtagagagagatccttgatgaaaacctgctccagagtgctcaggacctcagactggggtgaaggttcaccttccaacaggacaacgatcctaactacagagccaagacaacgcaggtgtggcttcgggacaggtctctgaatgtccttgagtggcccagccagaatccggacttgaacccgaacaTCTCTGACGAGACCTGaagatagctgtgcagcgacgctccccatccaacctgacagaagaTCCCCCCCAGGTGTggcaaacttgtagcgtcatacccaagaagactcaaggctgtaatcactgccaaaggtgcttcaaaaaagtactgagtaaagggtctcaatacttatgtgtatgtcatatttcagtttaaatgtttttatgcATTTGAAAAAaattcttaaaacctgtttttgttttgtcattgtggggtattgtgtgtagattgaggggtgaaaaaaaatcaattttagaataaggctgttacgtaacaatatgtgaaaaaagtcaaggggtctgaataatttccgaatgtGCTATACAtttctacctcaattacctcgtacccctgcacatcgactctggCACCCCATGTTTACTGGCACCCCATGTTTATaacaagttatcattactcattgtgtatttattattcaTTTTATTATTATGTTTTGCCTTTTTATTatttctctgttttctttctctcttccttgttgggaagggcctgtaagtaagcatttcactgtttggtctacatctgttgtttaccacgcatgtgacgaatacaattagattagattagaaTTTATTTTCTTTGATTTAATAAGGCCTCGATATTTAATCAGCTCTCTTcgcatatttttttatatttttacacGGAGCATGTTTGCGCCTAAATTGAAAAATATTGGCAAACACGAAGAAATTAGGAACACAAAGAAAAATATTTGAGGTTATGAAGCTCGAATCCTTCATTTCTCTAGGCACTCTGGTTAAAATGTAAGGTCGCACAGGAAAATATTTAGGCGCATATATGCGAGTAAAATTGTTACGCCGTTGAGCCCTGTTAATAGAGTTTTAATTCAAGCCTGCTGGATCTCAGAGATCTGTATCGCCTTTCAGAACACTTGTTATTGCTTTTTGCTCCAATAACAAGCTTATTGGCATTGCTTAGAATTGTCGTGAGCATATCCTCCCTGCCAGCAGTCCTGTCACCACTTGTCACCATTCTGTGGTGTGGCCTCATTATGCTTGCTCCCTGGTAGCCAACTGTTATATCAGttaccatcatcatcatgctAGCATCATCAGGCTGTCAGAGCTGGTTGTCAGTGTTAATACACTGCCCTCTGTACTTCCCCACGTTGACTTTccctcctccactaaccctcCATGCTGTTCCCTACCTCTCAGTGCTTCGTGTGCTGTACTGTAGTGCTGGCATCCAGAGTGGTTAAGGCTGAGTTCACTTCAGTAGCCATTGGAAGCCcagggtcagtcagtcacagtgtGCATCTGAATGCCTTTCCAAGTTGTTAGCGCTCAGTGTAGCATGCTTCCTGAGCTCCAGCTGGCCTACAGGAAAAGAGAAACTAGCAGGTCTGAGCCGCAGTCTCCAACAGTAGCCAGCCAGGATATGTCTTCTTCACTTAGAGCTATCCAGACTGGTTTATGTCTACTTAACACCTTCCAGACTGGTTTATGTCTACTTAACACCTTCCAGACTGGTTTATGTCTACTTAACACCTTCCAGACTGGTTTATGTCTACTTAACACCTTCCAGACTGGTTTATGTCTACTTAACCCCTTCCAGACTGGTTTATGTCTACTTAACCCCTTCCAGACTGGTTTATGTCTACTCAAAGCCTTTCAGACTGGTTTATGTCTACTTAACCCCTTCCAGACTGGTTTATGTCTACTTAACCCCTTCCAGACTGGTTTATGTCTACTTAACACCTTCCAGACTGGTTTATGTCTACTTAACCCCTTCCAGACTGGTTTATGTCTACTCAAAGCCTTTCAGACTGGTTTATGTCTACTTAACCCCTTCCAGACTGGTTTATGTCTACTTAACCCCTACCAGACTGGTTTATGTCTACTTAACACCTTCCAGACTGGTTTATGTCTACTTAAACCAGTCTGGAAGGTGTTAAGTAGACATAAACCAGTCTGGAAGGTGTTATGTCTACTTAACCCCTTCCAGACTGGTTTATGTCTACTCAAAGCCTTTCAGACTGGTTTATGTCTACTTAACCCCTTCCAGACTGGTTTATGTCTACTTAACCCCTACCAGACTGGTTTATGTCTACTTAACACCTTCCAGACTGGTTTATGTCTACTTAACCCCTTCCAGACTGGTTTATGTCTACTTAACCCCTACCAGACTGGTTTATGTCTACTTAACCCCTTCCAGACTGGTTTATGTCTAGTCAAAGCCTTTCAGACTACCTGTGTCAGGCTTAGCGTGTATAGAGACAGCAGAAGGCTGGTTAGTGGGTCTGGATGCATAAAACACCTTATCTTTTCCCTTAAAGTGTCCTTAACTTTAAGTCAGTTGCACAAAACATTTTAAGGTGAATTTCCCCGTTAAATTAAGTGGAAAAGTTAAGGGTGCCCACGAGATCCCTTATCGgcttcattcagtatggatatcaaTGTAAATAGCATTTGTGGAGGTGATTGTTGTTTTCATCTGCTCTGGTTACAAAAGGAAAACATCAACCAGCTAGCTACTTAGCTAAACAATGGAAGATGCACAATCTATGGCTACAAAACTAGTTACTTAGCTAAACAATGGAAGATGCACAATCCATGGCTAcaaagctagctagttagctaaacaATGGAAGATGCACAATCCATGGCTAcaaagctagctagttagctaaacaATGGAAGATGCACAATCCATGGCTACAAAGCTAGCTACTTAGCTAAACAATGGAAGATGCACAATCCATGGCTACAAAGCTAGCTACTTAGCTAAACAATGGAAGATGCACAATCCATAGCTACAAAGCTAGCTACTTAGCTAAACAATGGAAGATGCACAATCCATGGCTAcaaagctagctagttagctaaacaATGGAAGATGCACAATCCATGGCTACAAAGCTAGCTACTTAGCTAAACAATGGAAGATGCACAATCCATGGCTACAAAGCTAGCTACTTAGCTAAACAATGGAAGATGCACAATCCATAGCTAcaaagctagctagttagctctaAGTACTATTTAAGCTAGCTTGACGTACTTAATATAAACAAGTTGAGAAAAAAGTAACTACAAGAAACGTGATTTATTATCTTCTGAAGCAATTTGGTTATCCTGTCTTGATTGCTATCTGACAAAATTAAAGCAATCTCTTTGACGAGACATTAGTCAGTAAATTATGTCTCCGTGGTATCCAGATACTCTTTCTGCCATCCATACCTTCAAACTACTGTAAAGGCCCTTACCTAAGGAAATATTTGAGGGGCTCTATTCCTTAAGGTTAACCCTAACGCTTGATGTTTTATGCAGCCGGGCCCTGGTTTAGAGTCACCTCTTCCTCAGACCAGGTTATTGCACGTAGCCAGCTAGGGAAGGAAGTGTCTCATGTGTGAGACTAGGTTTAGAGTGGCAGCCGGTCCTGTGTGGAACGGGCTGTCTGAGCCTAACTTGCCCCACCTCCACCCTTCAACCCCCAGCCCCTTCCAGCTGCTCTAGCATTTGCCCTGACACTCAAAAGTGTTAACAAAGGAGCACTTTGTCAGAACCTCGACGAGCCACGTGCCTCTGTCTTTGTTAACGGCCCAACCGCTAATGGTTTCCTGGGGGGCTCAAGGTGAGCGCAAACTGAACAACAACAAGGAGCAACGGAATCCGGGTGGTATGGTGGCATGACAACGGGGTCTTTGTCTCAGTACAACGTCAGTTTAAGTAGGCTACTTCAGTACAACTTGAAAACCAGTGAAATTGACCTCCATTCTGAACTAACATTGCTTTCAAAATATTGCCGACAATCTTTTAAGTTGATTGACCTTACAACACAACCAAGCATACAATCATTATGCGTCCCACCCTGCGTCCTTGCTGCTTATATTAGAGAACATTCCGGACAGTGCATGGGGGTTGTTGCTCTGATGTGTGAATTGCCCCAATGACTAATGTGACGTGAGAAGAGCTGACAGAATGACTGCTCTATCTCttctctgactggctgactcctcCTTCAAAGTGTCCCTCTGTCACTGTCAGGATAGAGGGGTGTCAGAGCCCTTGGCCTGCTCTCATTTTGGTCACCTATTGTTTAGATTCAGTTGAAGGGAACTTTTCACAGGGTTcgttagggtgaggagcagttCTGTGCTCCCAGTACTAGAGGGCTCTGGGATGTTGGGAGGACTGCCCTGTCACTCTCAGTCTggtcctctgtcttcctctctctcaccttgtgGAAGATCACTGCCACTGCATGGTTTAGTTGAGCCAACTCCTCTGTGGTGTTAGTTACCATGCAAACCGTTTACAGCATTACAACGGATGACAAAAGAGTTGGCCCAGACAGCGCTAAGACCATCCCAGGCTATTGTCCTCCTCCCACTCTGCCCCAGCTTCAGCCTCCTTTCTCCCTTTCACTGTGGcttactctctcctccctctccctgttcccccaaCTCACCAGCCAGTCTACATGCAATAAGTCTGGAAGGAGTAAATCCCTGCTCTGCTGCATTGCAGAGTCCTCTAGTCTTAATGAGATGCACGGAAGCCCCAGTGGGGGCTTTGATGCCTTAATGTTAGTCTATTGCTGTAAATGAGGAAAGTTGGATATGGGCCACTGGTTGTTGCATCATTGCTATGATGTGCATAAGTAATGGGCAGAACTTATAATTGGTGATGAGTCCGAGTTCACTCCTGTCTATATACCCATGGCTAACTAGTGGCGTTTTATGCTGAGGTACAGTAAAAGTATCATACGGTTTGGTTCATCCAATGATTAATGACAGTGTGACTTTAACTTATGATACTGTCAATCACTTTCAGACCTGCACTGGGGAGCTAATTATCCGTGTCTTGCTTTGGTAGTTAGTCATGTTGGTTTAGAAGGGCCCAGCCATAGACACAGTCCTTTGTTTCCGCCGTGCTTCTTTGTGTGTGACTGGCCACATGTGTCTGTTCCATGAGCGGTGTCCTTTATCGCTCACGTTGCGTGATGTCCCTGAGGCAGCAGTGTTCCTAGTATGTcgtataaaacacacacacacacacacacacacaaagaccgtGGGTTATTCATGAGGAACATGGCAGATGAGCCCAGGGCTGACACTATGGGCGGTGCCTCCAACcatatagtaacacagtaacacccCTGCCGAACATCTGagccctccagacagacagactgcagctTTCTATGAACCAGGAACACATTTTCTAAACTAATAATGCCCAGTAGTCTGAAATGGTCCTTGGAACACACTGTGGAGTACTGTGTTCAGAATTGAAGCACCCCTTTGTAACTAAATTCTACAGTCGTCAGGCAAGAAACTTCCCAAAAAGTTGTGGTTGTGTATTATAGAAATGTATGTCGTTTGGAATATGTAAGATAGTTGAACAAGTCCACCCACACagtgttcctctctcctctcctccagaccaCTCCAGCTCCAGCACCACCTTGTCCTTCCAGCCGCTGCGCTCCCAAGGTGCCCTCCCCACGGCCCACGTCATGCCCTCGCCCTCCACCGGCCCCAAGCTCAGCACAGTGCCCTCCCCTGGGAGCAACCCCTGGTCTTCCTGCCAGCTGCCCTCGCCCCTCGACAGCCCCCTGGACATGAAGGACCCCCGGCCTGTCCGACGTTGGTCCTCCCTCACCCGCCTCAGCCCCCAGGAGAAGACCATCCCCGGGGGTCGGGCCACGTACCGCTCTGACCCCCATGGCTCCCTGGACAGAGGGGTGCTCTACGGTTACAGACATGACCCTCTGGGCCCCACGGACCCCTACCTATCCCACCTGCACTCCCCAGGGGCCGAGGCCAGGTACAAGTACCCCCTGAGTACTAAGACAGACTCTCACTCTGCCTGCTCGTCCCCACTCAAACCCAACACCTTAGACCTGACCTACAGTGCCTTACCGGAGACCAAGCACCCTGGCGTCGGGCTGACGGTACCCAGCCAGAGGGGCCTACCACTGGGCCACCAGACAGTAGGAGGGTCCCCCATCCAGCCAGCAGTGAGGACCCAGATGTGGCTGAGTGAGCAGATGGAGTACCGGCCCCCCGGCCCCGGGCCAGAGCTGTGTGGGGCCCTGTCGTCCTGgcaacaggagcagcagcagagGGAGAGGCTACGGCAAGAGGCCGAGCTCAACCAGGTGAGAGGTGTATTGGGGGAGTAGACTACAGTTTCTGTTAGACAGCTAGTCAGGGGACTCTGTCAAATAAATTGATGAGTGTTAGGTTAACACCCATGACAACTAACTTTCAGATTTTCAGCACAATATTGCCTGGAGTCTGTACTAAAAACGGGTGAAGATTTCCCTCCAAATTGTGAACCACTTCATGTAGGACTAAGTATGAGGGCATATCGCCCTCTGGTGGGCTTATGAAGCGTTGACGTTTTTCCAAAAGGCAAACAATACAAGATGGTCAGTGCTATCTGGAATCTTGGGGACGTCCCTAcccttaaccataaccataactctaACCTAATCCTTACCGTGGCCATGTTAAATGTAAACTTCAATGGGTTAGGGACGTCCCAACGATCACGTTTCAAGTTTTAACGTCACATCCTCAAGTAGAGTAAAATGCCTTTCTTGCACGCTCTAAACCAAGCTATGCAATAATCAATATCAATGTGGTActaaaaataacataaggtagaacagggtcagttccaataccatatttacaatgtgcagggatactggagcgATAGGGGTGGATCCCAGATACACATGCGTTTCCATGAAGGCTAGTATAAAGTAGTTGACATTTTCAATGAAGACAGGCAAACTCTTTATGGTTTGTGTATTTGATCTTTATCTTTTAACATTCTTTACAAAATGCGTTGTGTGCATAAGAAAGTGACCAGTGGAGCCAGTGCCTGCAGATAGACAACCGTTCTACAGTAGTTTCATCTTCAGAGAGCTGGACGCGTTTGGTGCATTTACTCTGTGTTTGTGTCTTACTCTGCCAAAAATAAATGAGTCGCCTCTTACTACTGGACACTAAAACATTTACAGCACACAATTATGTTAGGATATCGCAATAACAATATTATATCTCTCCCCGAACAGTTTACACTACATACACATTTGTATTGAGGGAAGAATGTGTGAATGTATCCAGTGTGAATATGCTAAAAACTCCTACTGTGTTCAAAAGCAACTGGATACAAAAAGATGCAAACCGTCTCTAAAGGGCCTAACTCAACTGTTACTCTGTGAGTGCAGCATAAAGGACTGATAACTTTAAAGGTCatatgcagctgtttttatctcaacatcaaatcatttctgggtaacaattaagcacCTAACTTGTGATTGTTTTAATTTAAAATGGTACAAAATCAACAAAATAATTGCTTCTTAGGAAagggcaatttctcaagcaagaattttgttaGGACTGTCTgcgagtggtctgagtggggagggggaaactgaaaatgagctgttattttcagagaggtttggaactcttctttctcattggtctattatcTAATTTACCCCATGGTGATGTCATCAtagaaggccaaaactccatcccaccaaaacaggcagaaattttAGGCAATCCTTTCAAACAGTTctagggcattatcatcattttcacaatattacagtattattccaacctcattgtgtggaaatatatatataaaacataggaTTATCACATTGTTGaatacactgggcctttaaagaTTGCATAATAGTtttcctaatttcagtttatgtggcaaAACAAGAaaatatagtgtagagaatcattgtaccatctaaaccgctgtgaaatatatattttaaaatagtATTTTCAGCCGTTTGAAACTGAAAAAGAAAGTAAAAGACAAAAAATTGGAaccatagaaatagcacacatggaACAGATTAGACTAGCTTTCGatcagaatgacagatctataactcacatttctatgtgaattgtGTAGGGTCAGCcaaaaaagtgacatattgcaggTTTAATAATTTTCAGTTCCATTTCATTTGTCAGTTGCATCATGCGTGTTCTGTGCTTTGGTCTTAATAGTCTGACTGTGAGTGTAAAAGCTTTAAAGAGCTTGTTCTCTATGGCTCATATaaacccatacgtaaaatgtatgcacgcatgactttGGATAAAATTATTGGCCAGAATGAAATGTGGTGCAGTTAGGGGATTCTACCACTAGAGGGAGGTCAGCTAAATGGAAGGAGGGCATGCTATTGATTCTCCCATGCCAACATTTTTTACATTCTCTACCATCCGTGGATGGAGCTTCATCATCCTGTCATATTTTGAATCTTGCCGTCTCATGTTACGATCTCACGGAATCCCAGACTTTTCTTCTCTCTAACAGCTCAAGATCTTTGATTCTAATCCAGTAGGTTCGCAGCCTTTATTCAGTGATTTGATGCTGCGGATGAACAACTGTTGAATAGTAATTAGTCAAAGCCATGGTGTATTTAAATGATCAAATCAGAGGTAGAGGGACTCCCATCAGACCCTGTGGCCCTTGGGGACTGGAATTGCTCAACCTAACTACTGTAAGCCATGAGGTCAGATGTCAGAGGTTACATGAGCTTGACCAGGACAAGCATGAGGAGCAGCATGATGACGATGAGCAGGAAGTTGAGCATCAGGTTGAGGCCGCGGTCGTTGGCCAGATCCATGATGACGGGGGGggtcttctggaaggttccccaGGAAGGCTAgtgatggatggatgattggATGGATGCAGATTACATCTCCCTGCTTAGCGCTCACTGTAGCTGTgctgtggtggttgttggttcAGCTACAGAGGTCTGAGAGGGAAAACAGGGGCCCAGTGAGAGACTGGTTTGCTTACGCAGACACAcacatgatcacacacacatatacaagtCAGATTCCCGTGGGTTAACATTGTCAGTACGTTTATTTCAGCAGTGCACTGTAGTGTGTCAGTATAGCCAGGTGGCAGAAGGGAGCTGTAAGTTAAGAGTCACTGTGAGGGATGACAGACCTACAGGAGGGTGACATGTGTGCACACAACTTTGACATACACTCCCCTACGTATTTGTTTGGACTGTGAAGCTGAAAGGTtgaatttggctctatactccagcgtTTTGGATTTGAGGTCAAAAGTTTTATCAGGCGACAGTACAGAATGCCACCTTTTTATttcagggtattttcatacacatctgtttaccatttagaaatgaatgcactttatgtatctagtccccccatCTGAAGGTGCCATGAGTATTTGAACTCTTATTTTAACAGGTaatttgactgagaacacattctcatttacagcaacgaccaggggaatagttacaggggagaggagggggggtgaaTGAACTGGGGATAATTAGGTGACTGATGGTACTGCATAAGGACCAGATTGGGAATATAGCAGGGACACAGGGGTTAGCTCCTCTACTCTTACAATAGTGTATTCAATTTAGTCCAAAGTTTAGTGTTTGGTCCCATATTCTTAGCACGCAATGACCACATCatgcttgtgactctacaaacttgttggatgcatttgcagtttgttttagTAGTGTTTCGGATTAGGGTGTGCTCAATGATTGGTAAATACTTTTATTGTGTCATTTGAGTCCCTTGTAAGGTAAATAACAATAcaatatgtttctgaacacttctacattaatgcggatgctaccatgattacagatcatCACGAATGAATCGCGAATAATGATGATTGAGagagttacagatgcacaaagatcatgcccccaaaacatgctaacctctcattagCATTTGATTGGTGGGGTATGATATTTATGACTCTGTTACTTTAGCTTCACTGTGCAAATAAATATGTAGGAGAGTCTATACTGAATCTGGGAACAACAATCTTCTATTGCAACTCTCACACTGCAACTTTCTGGTATTATATATGATTGTATATGTCATTCAAATAAATCATGCCGAATGATTAGACTCCACAAAACAGTATATCTGATCTTATCCTACACTAATTCCTGCAAATTCAAAGCCATTTGACAAAATATTAAGATCATCTCCATGTTTGCcacccaatcccctcctctcccctttcatTGTCTGGCACTCTTAAAGAGTGCATGGCCCTGTTGGGCTGTAGTGTGGCACCTGGCCCCTCCCGGCCCCCCCCTCGGCCCTCACATCAACAACACGATGATGTAGATGAGCAGCAGGCAGATGAGGATGAGGCTGAAGTTGACAAAGAGCTCCTGCATGTTCTGCCTGGCCTGGGGGGGCACGTCCACCGCCATGGAGGCTCTGCGGATGGCCGAGCGCATCGTGTGCTGCACCTTATCCATGCTGGGGCTGACTGGGCTCTGTGGGGTTGGGCGCTAGGCAGTGAGGGGCGTACTCTAGGACAGGTGGACAGAGGGGTGGTGCAGAGGATAGAGAGTGGTGGCGGGCTGGTGAcggagggaggtgagaggagtggTCCCGGTACCCAGGGGTCTGGAGGATCTGCGCTGGGGGGAGGGAGTCAGTGAGCAGGAAACACAGACAAAGAAATACCGTTAACGGAATCAGAATAACATTTTCAGTCACATTCCGTTTCCTTAACAATTGGTTCAACTGGAGGGCAAGATACCCCACCCATTCCCCTTCATGCCCAACggtatggctgaccctgtaaaacaacacatttcactgcagctatcCAGTGTATGTTACAATACAAcataatttaaataaaaaaaatctatataatcAAACGTCACTCACTTTGGGGCCCCATAACCCCAGGCCTTCTAATCAATCACATATCTCCTATCCACACTGAGTCTGCTCTCGAGTGTCACGTGTTTGTACAGCTCTGCCCCTCCTCTCAAGGTCAAAACAACCGAGAGGGGAGGATAATGGAATGATAATAAAAATGGACTCCAACCTCCTGTCGTCTCCCATAATTCATTCCTCTCTATAAATGGCCGACTGGATTTGGCCGATCGTATCTGGGCTTATTCTGTGAAGGACGCACCGCAATGTTTTCCAAAAAAAGGGAAACGGTTTTGTAATTTTCTCTCAATGGGGTTCATAGGTTGTGAGTCGGAAGCTAGGTTTGAAGAGATGTTTGTAACCTGGATGGTGGCGGTTTGGTATTCATGGTGTATGTtacttgtttttgttgttgcataTTTTGGCATATTTTAATGCTTGAATATTGTTGGGGTTCTTGAAGGATGCGATGCTTTAGCTCGATGATTTTATGTGgaatgtgtgtttttctatgtacTGTGACAGCTTTCGACATCATAGAAATGAGAATCCCACTTCCCTGCTGGGTCTTTGACGACTCCAACATGGACGTGACTAGGTGCTGTATGCGGTGTGCCCTTTCTGACC
This genomic window contains:
- the pln gene encoding cardiac phospholamban isoform X1, which translates into the protein MDKVQHTMRSAIRRASMAVDVPPQARQNMQELFVNFSLILICLLLIYIIVLLIPL
- the pln gene encoding cardiac phospholamban isoform X2, whose protein sequence is MDKVQHTMRSAIRRASMAVDVPPQARQNMQELFVNFSLILICLLLIYIIVLLM